The proteins below come from a single Takifugu rubripes chromosome 10, fTakRub1.2, whole genome shotgun sequence genomic window:
- the myd88 gene encoding myeloid differentiation primary response protein MyD88 isoform X1: protein MACCNSKTDLSRVPLLALNMGFRKKVGLYLNPRNAVAADWMALAEALGFTFLEIKNYESAINPTVKVLEDWQARSTDATVGKLLSILSEVERNDVLEDLQPMIDEDVKRYCERLNRNPEPPVQVNQVDSCSCRTLERVGLTLHDDPEGTPELFDAFICYCQRDFEFVQEMIRQLEETDFKLKLCVFDRDVLPGSCVWTITSELIEKRCKRMVVVISDEYLDSEACDFQTKFALSLSPGSFAAVSGARNKRLIPVKYKSMSKPFPSILRFLTLCDYTRPCTQAWFWKRLAKALSLP from the exons ATGGCGTGCTGTAACTCAAAGACGGACCTGTCCAGGGTCCCTCTCCTCGCTCTGAACATGGGTTTCAGGAAAAAGGTGGGACTTTATCTGAATCCCAGAAACGCTGTGGCGGCGGACTGGATGGCTCTGGCCGAGGCCTTGGGCTTCACTTTCCTGGAGATCAAGAACTACGAGAGTGCGATAAACCCCACGGTGAAGGTGCTGGAAGACTGGCAAGCCCGCAGCACGGACGCCACGGTGGGGAAGCTGCTGTCCATTCTGTCGGAGGTGGAGAGGAACGATGTCCTGGAAGATCTCCAGCCCATGATCG ATGAGGATGTCAAGAGGTATTGTGAGAGATTGAACAGGAATCCTGAGCCCCCTGTTCAGGTCAATCAGGTCGACAGCTGTTCCTGTCGCACCTTAGAGAGGGTTGGTCTCACCCTGCATGACGATCCTGAAG GCACACCTGAGCTTTTCGATGCGTTCATCTGCTACTGCCAGAGGGACTTTGAGTTTGTCCAAGAGATGATCCGACAGCTGGAAGAGACAGATTTTAAGCTGAAACTGTGCGTGTTCGACAGAGATGTCCTCCCGGGCTCCTGTGTGTGGACCATCACGAGTGAACTAATCGAGAAAAG GTGTAAAAGAATGGTGGTGGTGATATCTGACGAGTACCTTGACAGTGAGGCTTGTGACTTTCAGACCAAGTTTGCGCTCAGCCTGTCTCCTG gatcatttgctgctgtttcaggGGCACGAAACAAGCGGCTCATTCCAGTGAAGTACAAGTCGATGTCAAAGCCATTCCCCAGCATCCTACGCTTCCTCACCTTGTGTGACTACACTCGACCCTGCACGCAGGCTTGGTTCTGGAAGCGACTGGCCAAAGCTCTCTCACTGCCATAG
- the myd88 gene encoding myeloid differentiation primary response protein MyD88 (The RefSeq protein has 5 substitutions compared to this genomic sequence): protein MAYCNSKTDLSRVPLLALNMGFRKKVGLYLNPRNAVAADWMALAEALGFTFLEIKNYESAINPTVKVLEDWQARSTDATVGKLLSILSEVERNDVLEDLQPMIDEDVRRYCERLNRDPEPPVQVNQVDSCFHRTLERVGLTLHDDPEGTPELFDAFICYCQRDFEFVQEMIRQLEETDFKLKLCVFDRDVLPGSCVWTITSELIEKRCKRMVVVISDEYLDSEACDFQTKFALSLSPGARNKRLIPVKYKSMSKPFPSILRFLTLCDYTRPCTQAWFWKRLAKALSLP from the exons ATGGCGTGCTGTAACTCAAAGACGGACCTGTCCAGGGTCCCTCTCCTCGCTCTGAACATGGGTTTCAGGAAAAAGGTGGGACTTTATCTGAATCCCAGAAACGCTGTGGCGGCGGACTGGATGGCTCTGGCCGAGGCCTTGGGCTTCACTTTCCTGGAGATCAAGAACTACGAGAGTGCGATAAACCCCACGGTGAAGGTGCTGGAAGACTGGCAAGCCCGCAGCACGGACGCCACGGTGGGGAAGCTGCTGTCCATTCTGTCGGAGGTGGAGAGGAACGATGTCCTGGAAGATCTCCAGCCCATGATCG ATGAGGATGTCAAGAGGTATTGTGAGAGATTGAACAGGAATCCTGAGCCCCCTGTTCAGGTCAATCAGGTCGACAGCTGTTCCTGTCGCACCTTAGAGAGGGTTGGTCTCACCCTGCATGACGATCCTGAAG GCACACCTGAGCTTTTCGATGCGTTCATCTGCTACTGCCAGAGGGACTTTGAGTTTGTCCAAGAGATGATCCGACAGCTGGAAGAGACAGATTTTAAGCTGAAACTGTGCGTGTTCGACAGAGATGTCCTCCCGGGCTCCTGTGTGTGGACCATCACGAGTGAACTAATCGAGAAAAG GTGTAAAAGAATGGTGGTGGTGATATCTGACGAGTACCTTGACAGTGAGGCTTGTGACTTTCAGACCAAGTTTGCGCTCAGCCTGTCTCCTG gGGCACGAAACAAGCGGCTCATTCCAGTGAAGTACAAGTCGATGTCAAAGCCATTCCCCAGCATCCTACGCTTCCTCACCTTGTGTGACTACACTCGACCCTGCACGCAGGCTTGGTTCTGGAAGCGACTGGCCAAAGCTCTCTCACTGCCATAG